The Lampris incognitus isolate fLamInc1 chromosome 17, fLamInc1.hap2, whole genome shotgun sequence genome contains a region encoding:
- the LOC130127395 gene encoding interleukin-9 receptor gives MGPLTALLLASACAVGLRGKPTSTGVDHGLNCVSDYFSINCSLSIPPTHDLLDNTSYLLLFQQSLLDFEKDVYKCMLSPINDYYFCSFDKRSPDDYDQMRESFWDTDIFEISLCNSRDDDPKNCTVLDEEYMPAKNIIPLRPCDLTVNHTSSRYHFNWKSCYEDYLPNYILIDALMYQLRFYKKDHEENVTTLHAKQTSLSLDDDNFEPDSEYAARVQSSPDQRFYSGQWSEWSSEIFWKTDPPIIPVSPLLDKRVTFLMCVLVPLLLLLCYTPVVKLRKNILIPTPAPYFQSLYSDCHGDFKTWVVTPNTNMDFLKTEETLRIDTLTKSTEVQEEDGALHSLPWSTEEDLPGGLSQQAPHASLLGLSYTVTPVPPPTKTLSFSSDSETVMEGDSGCWLYGDTSLDAHWYSNEYCILSDTPNVLQRSGLVKAEAYCSENTFDKVTSNRDYQNEDLQANAISAMSPYT, from the exons ATGGGACCGCTGACCGCCCTCCTGCTGGCGTCCGCCTGCGCCGTGGGTCTGCGGGGGAAACCGACATCCACAG GTGTGGATCACGGCCTTAACTGTGTGAGCGACTACTTCAGCATCAACTGTTCTCTGAGCATCCCACCAACACATGACCTCCTGGACAACACCTCCTACTTGCTCCTATTTCAGCAATCTCTGCTCGACTTTGAAAA AGACGTGTATAAGTGTATGCTGTCGCCCATCAACGACTACTACTTCTGTTCGTTTGACAAGCGTTCTCCCGATGATTATGACCAAATGCGTGAGAGCTTCTGGGACACGGACATCTTTGAAATTTCTCTGTGTAACAGCAGAGATGATGACCCCAAAAACTGCACGGTGCTGGATGAGGAATACATGCCTGCAAAAAACA TTATACCACTACGGCCCTGCGACCTCACGGTAAACCACACTTCCAGCCGGTACCACTTCAACTGGAAAAGTTGTTACGAGGATTACCTGCCCAACTACATCCTGATCGACGCACTGATGTATCAGCTCCGGTTTTACAAAAAAGACCACGAGGAAAAT GTGACAACACTTCATGCCAAACAGACAAGTTTATCATTGGACGACGACAACTTTGAGCCAGATTCGGAGTATGCTGCCAGGGTACAGTCCAGCCCAGACCAGAGATTCTACAGTGGTCAATGGAGTGAATGGTCGTCAGAAATCTTCTGGAAGACAG ATCCTCCAATAATTCCGGTTTCTCCTCTGCTGGATAAGAGGGTGACCTTTCTCATGTGTGTGCTGGTGCCACTGTTGCTACTCCTGTGCTACACACCTGTTGTAAA GTTGAGGAAGAACATCCTTATCCCCACACCTGCACCTTACTTCCAGTCCCTCTATAGTGACTGCCATGGAGATTTTAAG ACCTGGGTGGTGACACCGAACACAAACATGGACTTTTTGAAGACCGAGGAAACCCTCCGAATCGACACCCTGACCAAAAGCACTGAAGTGCAGGAGGAGGATGGTGCCTTGCACTCCCTCCCCTGGTCGACTGAGGAAGACCTCCCTGGCGGGCTCTCTCAGCAGGCTCCCCATGCTTCTCTCCTGGGCCTCTCTTACACCGTGACCCCTGTGCCACCTCCAACAAAGACTCTGTCATTCAGTTCCGACTCGGAGACCGTGATGGAGGGAGACTCGGGGTGCTGGCTCTACGGTGACACGTCCTTGGATGCTCACTGGTACAGCAATGAGTACTGCATTCTGTCTGACACCCCGAATGTTCTCCAGAGATCAGGTTTGGTTAAGGCAGAGGCCTACTGCTCAGAGAACACCTTCGACAAGGTTACGTCAAACAGGGATTATCAGAATGAAGACCTACAGGCCAATGCTATTTCAGCTATGTCTCCATATACTTGA